A stretch of DNA from Shewanella sediminis HAW-EB3:
TAATAAACGCGCTCGATTCTTAGGCGAAGCATTCAACCATCTCAAGGTCTCAGGCCCTATTATCGCATCTTGCTTTAAACCATGTCGTCGCTGGAAACGCAGTAAACTAGTTGCAAGTGTTCGGTTCAGTTGCTTGTTGTTTCTGTCATAGCTATCTAAATCGCCTAGCATGTTGAGCCGAAAACTTATCTCAGGTATCGATTTATGATAATCGCCCTCTTTAAGCCAGCCACCAATAACAAGTGGTTTCCAGGGATAATGCTCGCTTAGCCATAGCAAGTAACGCAGTCTATTGCTAACGGGAAGGTAATCACTCGAAGTGGGTTCTAAAGAGATGGCACGTTGGTAAAGATCCTCTGTGTCATCTAGCCTATTGGCATCATTAGGAATATTTTTATTTTGCCAAAAATATTTCAAGTCAGCTTGAATACCGCCGACTCTGTCGAGTTTCTCCTGCACTGTACCGCTTCGTAATATTCGATAGGAATCTTCAGACTGCTTACTTGGTCTGACTAAGTTTACTAGCTGTAGCTGATAGCGTAGAGAGTTCAGCCCGGCATCGCTTCTGTCCATTGCTGCAACTGGAGTTACATACAGAACCAATAGAAAGCCGGTGCATATCAACCAAACAAGATTTCTTAGCGCCATAATTCCCCTCTCTAATATCAAGCACAGGGTGAGTAATCGTCATACTTTCCTGATGCAGTTGATACAAGTATGGCAAAATTTAAGGCATGCGAGGAAAATACACAGAAGAGATTTGAAACGGAATAAATCAAAAAAATGATGGGCCGATGAACAAAAAAACTTTGCTCTATATTCATCGGCCACGAAAGATAACAATTAAATCAAGGAGCCTTTGAACTTTGAGTAGCCCTGGTGATCAAGGTCTTACCTGTGCTTGGTACATACCTAAGCTGCCAATGCTCTACTTTAGAGCGATTATCGGAGATATAATCATAGAAACAATAAGTAGACTCATTTGGCGTACCATCACCTTTATATAATTGACCACCAGCATACCAATAGACTATGTCGGTTTCAGGACCAAAATCATCGGCAGCCCCCAGGTTTCTAAGCACGTACTCATCCCCTTCCATCAAACCTGTCCAGATTTGCCTGCAATTATCTCCGGTTAATACAGTGCCATCGCCACCGTTTTTCGTACTCAACGGGTAACCCGTCTTACTCGAATCCAATGTCCCATCGCCATAACAAGCCAAATCTTCCACACGATTACTGGCTCCCGAAGCGGCCCAACAGCTGTGGTACAGACTCACACCCGAACGAAATGCGCCAAAAGCACCTTTAGCCGCCGAGTCATGTGCATCTTGCCCCAAACTCATAAACTTAGGGAGCGCCACGACAGACAAAATTCCCAAAATAATGATCACGACAACAAGCTCTATCAGAGTAAAGCCCTTAGAAATGGTGTACTTCATTACCACTATTACCTTTAATCACGTTAACAGCCAATAAGATATACATTATACCGCTATTGAGTTTCCAGCGTCACGAGAAACAGAGGGATAATCCTCCTTAAAAGCCATCAACACAAATTAATCGCTACCGTGCATGAATACTTCAACATGAAAGCCTGCAAAATGTAACAACAGCGAAACAAAAGTTACATAGCGATGAGGTGTTGGGACTTTCGCACATGGCTCACCGCTCTTGTAAACTATGGTTGTCATGGAGAGTGAATTGGCCCTGCATTATTGAGAGTGCGAAGGATTTTAAATCCATATCTTCACCTTCATCATTCTGCAGGTACAAAAAACTGACGCAAGTCAGGGCTACTGTTCATATCAAAGAGAATGATGGTACCCGAAGCCCTTCTTGTAATAGAGAGTGAACTGGCACGTGTATTTCAACGGCGCGAGGGATTCTAAATCCATATAATTACCTACATCATTCTGCAGATACAAAAAAGCCCTGACAATAAGTCAGGGCTTGAATGATGGTACCCGAGGCCGGACCAGCACCGGTACGTGTATATCAACGGCGCGAGGGATTTTATTATTTGCTTCTTACATACTGAATTTGGAATACAAAAAAGCCCCAACTTTCGTTGAGGCTTTCATGCTCAATCTCTAAGAGAATGATGGTACCCGAGGCCGGACTTGAACCGGCACGCTTATTCAGCGAGGGATTTTAAATCCCTTGTGTCTACCGATTCCACCACTCGGGCAAACTCGTTGATTCTGATGATACGTATTATCGATAGTTAATACTGTTTGCTCTTATTCAAAAACAAACTCACCACAATCTAATATGGAGGCGCGACCCGGAGTCGAACCGAGATCGACGGATTTGCAATCCGCAGCATAGCCATTCTGCCATCGCGCCATATTTTCTTGCAATTCTCAAGAGAGAATTTGGAGCGACATATCGGGTTCGAACCGATGACCTATACCTTGGCAAGGTATCGCTCTACCAACTGAGCTAATGTCGCTTTAAACTTTTTTATCTTCAGTAGGTTTTGCATTGCTGCTTTCCCCTGACTGCGAAATGGCATTCTACCGATTTAGGCACAAGAGTCAATCGCATATTTGATGATAAATGACTGCTTGCACACTAAATAGTCTCATTGCATTTTAATTATCCGATTCAGCAGTAAGATCGCCCCAGGCGGCAAGAATGTAACTCATCATAGACCAGAAAGTCAGCACGGTTGCGACGTAGAACAAACCATAAGCGGCGTAAGTTAGAAAGTCATTCGGTTTCCAAATCAAACCAATGATCGCAATCATCTGGGCTGCTGTCTTATACTTGCCAATCCAAGAAACGGCCACAGCGCCCCTCTTACCTATTTCAGCCATCCATTCTCTCAATGCTGAAATAACAATTTCTCTACCAATCATAAAGAGCGCCGGTAGTGTCAACCACACACTATTATACTCGGCTACAAGTAATACGAGTGCTGTTGTTACCATTATCTTATCAGCAACCGGGTCTAAGAAGGCACCAAAGCGTGTAGATTGCTTTAGCTTCCTGGCAGCATAACCATCGAGTGCATCGGTAACTGCGGCTAACCAGAAGACGAAGGCAGCAACAAAGGGAGCCCATGAGTATGGTAAATAAAAAATAACCACGAAAACAGGCAGTAAAAACAACCTGAAAAGAGTTAACGCTATAGGTATATTAAACGGCATGAGAAAACCAATAGTTTAAAAGCAGCGACAATCTTGCCTTAATTTTACTAGCCTCGCAATGAATCATGTATCGTTTGTGCCATTTCTAAACTAATACCGGGTACTTTAGCCAATTCAGCCACACTTGCGCCCTTAACTTCCTGTATACCACCTAAATATTGCAAAAGCGCTTTACGGCGTTTAGGTCCGACTCCGGCAATAGATTCTAAGGTGGAGGTATTTCTTGTTTTCTGACGCTTATTTCTGTGGCCGGTAATGGCAAAACGATGTGATTCATCGCGAATATGCTGAATAAGGTGTAATGCTCCTGAGTCGGCCGGGATAGTGAAAGATTGCTCATTTTCACCATATATCAACGTCTCTAATCCAGGTTTTCTTCCTTCACCTTTCGCAACACCAATCAGCATTGGTGTTTTGTCTATATCGACAAATTTTTCATCGACAATTTTCTGTGCGATACGAAGCTGACCCGTTCCACCATCGATGAATAACAGATCGGGGATTTTGCCATTTTTATCGATTTTATCAAATCGTCTCGTTATCGCCTGCTTCATAGCGGCGTAGTCATCACCCGGCGTGATCCCATTGATATTGTAACGTCGATAATCCGCTTTATTGGGCCCCTCTCGATCAAATACGACACAAGACGCCACGGTACTCTCTCCCATTGTATGACTGATGTCGAAACATTCCATCCGTTGGATAAGTGTCGACACTTCCAAAGCTTCTTCAAGTAACAAGAAACGTTGCTCAACCGTATTTTTATGGGACAAACGAGTGTTCACCGCATTTGTTGCATTCGTCACCGCGAGTCGTAAAAAGTTTGCTCTTTCACTGCGGACATTAGTTTTAATCTCTACCTTCTTCTCGAGCGCCGTCTGTATTGCCCGCTCCAACTCAGGAAGGTCATCAAACCCATGGCTTAATAGTATCTCTTTAGGCACGGTCCGCTGACTATCTGAGTTTAGATAAAATTGGATCATAAATGCACTGAGAACTTCATCTAATTCAGTTTCCGCGGGGACACTTGGATAATAGCTTCTACTACCAAATATTTTACCTTCCCGAATAAACAAAAGATGAAAACAAGCGACTCCTGAGGCGTAGTAAGCGCCAATAACATCCATATCGCCGGAGGTGTTTGACACCTCTTGCTGCTCTGCCACCCTCCTTAAGGCGGCTATTTGATCTCTGTAACTCGCCGCTTGTTCATACTCCAGAGCCAGCGCAGAGGCCTCCATCTTAGAAACCAGTTCGGTCATCACCTGCAGATCTTTTCCTTTCAGGAATAGACTCGCCAACTTGACCTGCACGGCATACTCTTCATCACTGACTTTATTCACACAGGGAGCACTACACCGACCTATTTGATATTGCAAACAGGGGCGCGAACGAGATTTATAATAGAGGTCATCACACTGACGAATGGGGAAGATCTTCTGCAACAAATGAAGGCTCTCCCTTACCGCGCCGCCATTTGGGTAGGGGCCAAAATAGCTGCCTTTATCCCTCTTCGGGCCGCGGTGATACGCTAACCTTGGATGCTTGTGATCGCTTAATAATATATAAGGGTAGGATTTGTCATCCCGAAGCAAAACGTTATATCTCGGCATATACTGCTTGATATAATCATTTTCGAGAATAAGGGCATCGGTTTCGCTGTGGGTGACTGTGACATCAATATTGGCGATATGTGAAACCAACGCCTGAGTTTTTACATTCGGCAGATTGACGCGAAAATAGGAACTCAGCCGTTTTTTTAAGTCTTTAGCCTTACCGACATAGATAACGGTCCCCTCTTCATCATACATTCGGTAAACACCCGGCGATGAGGAGACGGTTTTTAGAAACAACTTTGAATCAAATGTAGAGGGCATAGTATTCAAACAGAGTATTAAACATGGTACTCAAATAGAGTGTCGACTAAAACTGACCGGTATCCAACATTTTATAACGAATGGCCAGTCGAGTCAGTTCTACATCCCCACTGATACCAAGTTTTGCAAACAACCTATATCGGTAGCTATTCACTGTCTTGGGACTTAAATTAAGCTGCTCGGAGATATCATTGACCTTCTCACCGCTGGTGATCATCATCATGATCTGCAACTCTCGCTCCGAAAGTGTTTTAAAAGGATTCTCTTCCGTTTGATTAAACTGGCTTAACGCCATCTGTTGCGCAATCTCAGGTGAAAGGTACCTTTGGCCGTGTGCAACTTGTCGAATAGCTTGAAGCACTTCCGGAGGCGTCGCTCCCTTTGTAAGGTAGCCAGATGCTCCAGCTTGCATCACTTTTGTAGGAAACGGATCTTCGGTATGGATAGTCAACACAATAATTTTAGCATGAGGTTGATAACGAAGTATTTTTCGAGTGGCTTCCAGACCGCCGATACCGGGCATATTCATGTCCATCAAGATAACATCGGCTTCGTTACTACGGCTCCAGTGAACAGCAGTTTCACCATCCCCCGCTTCCCCCGTCACTTTTATTCCACGTTCATCTTCAAGGATACGACGGATCCCCGTTCGAACTAACTCATGATCATCAACCAAATATACTGAAATCAACTGATATTTACCTTAAAAGTAGAGCGATGAATCAAACTCGATTCACAATCTTATTTACTCGTAATTTAGCCCATTAATGATCAATAGGAAAGCGGTATTTATAAGAATGTAACATAATGAATTTTAAGTAAACTATTACAAAAAACTATTGACAGGTAACAGTCAAAGGAGATGCTGCATAGTAATTAAAGTCTATCCTATTGGAGAGTATGATTTTCTATCTACCTATCACCCATCGAATTATCAAGCTAAATCATAGTTCAAGACTTAATCATGCCCAACCAGACCTATACTAATTGACTAGTTCAACTTTATGACAAGAAGTGTAGCCCTTAGCCTGACTCACGTTCAGAAATCGAGGCACGAGATACCGATCTTATAACTGGAACCCCAGAGTTCAATTCCATGTCCTTTTAAAACGAAAAAGCCCCTAACATTGCTGTTAGGGGCTTCATCTGAATATGGCGGAGAGATAGCTGATTTATACAAAAGGAACCCTAGGGTTCAACTTCTGACTATACGAAAAAGCCCCAGCATTTCTGCTGGGGCTTCATCTTAAATGTGGCGGAGAGATAGGGATTTGAACCCTAGATGGGCTACAAACCCATGCCGGTTTTCAAGACCGGTGCATTCGACCACTCTGCCATCTCTCCGAACGAGCGATATAATAGCGCCCAGCCCCTTATGTGTAAATACCTATCTTACCACCAGCCAATTGAATGCTCATTTGAGCATCAAGTTGATGTCCAATTGTCCAAAGTGACACACTTTGAATGGCTATTGTTCTTAATAGCCTAACCTACAACACTAAAGTGGTGATCATTCAGGCATGGTTTCACCTGAACCACCGGCTTCACTCGGCATATCTTTCATTTTCGGTAAACCGTCTTTAATAGGTAAAACACTTTCTTGATAATGAACATGAATACCCGGCTCAAACTTAAGTGATGGAATACTTGCAGCAAATACATCAATTAAATTCATTGTCGGGTGTTCAGTCATAATGTGTCCGCCACATTCACTACACCATTTGCGCGTACTACCGGGAGTCTTATTAAAGCTGGAAATTTTATCGGCACCGGCAGTGATGCTAATAGCTTCGGGCTCCCATAGGGTAAATGCATTTACAGGTCCTGCCGACCACTTTCGGCAAGATTCACAGTGACAATATCCCATGCCATTTGGTGTACCCTTAACAGTAAATTGAACCGCTCCACAGAAACAGCTACCTTGAAAACTTGGTTTCGCACTCATAATGTCATCCTCTATATAGCGTAAGATTATTGATAAGTGCTTTGAAGTGTAGTCTAAGAGGGGGCAATTTAAAGAAACTCGCAACTGCAGACTTGCTGTGCTGGCTTCCGACAAAAATGCGCTTAGCTTTGCCGTTGGTAGAAAGGTTTCTTCGTTGAACTATAGCCACAATGACTATCCGTCGATGCCCCCCTAATCCTCATAGTAAACTAAGCTTGCCGGCCTCATGAACCAGTTGTGCCGTATTTCGTGCGTTCAAGGTCTGTTTGAGCACTGAGAGGTGATAATCCACTCCCCGCAGAGTCAGGTTAAGCAGCGATGAGATCTCCTCTCTATCTGCTCCGTTGGCAAGGTGGGTCAGTATATAAGCGGAAATTGGACTGATGATGTTGTAATCAACTAAGGGGTTGATCTCAATTCCATGATGAAGTGCAATTTTGGTTTGAAGACGACTCAAGTAGACCTCTACCTCATCAATCCTGCCCAGCAGATCGCTCACCTGTTCTGATTTATGCAGTATTAGATTAAACCGCCCCGTCAGCTGAGGTGAGACGGGGCATGAAACTGAAACTGTCACTATGCCTTCTATCTGTTGGCTATCCAGATATCGCTTCATTCCGCGAGGCAGTGTCCTATTGGACCACACACAAACTGAATGACTGTAGAGCTGGCCAACGACCTCCTCCATATTCTTTAAAAACAATACCTTTTGCCGCCATAAGCTTAGCCCCTTCAGCGAGCTTGCGAATAACTTACGACGTTTAGTGAAGTTGCGGATCAGATGTTTATGACTGCCCATTTTCCGCCCCCAATCTGAGGGGGTCTGAATATCATAGCAATAACAGATCTCATCTACCTGAAGGTCTTTACACCCTTGTTGCAAAAAAGAGCTCAGCGCAGCGGATAACGGTACCTGAGTCATATCTCCTCCCCTCTTATCATTGCCACTATAACATTTGCTTTCCAGACTACAGATAACTACAACTTAACCGCTGCCACCTGTTTTTAGCTCGTCACTCGATGGCTGCAGACGACACTTGAACACCTGTTGTTGCTTATGCTTAATGCGGTGTAAAAGTTGCTTTGACACCTCAAAAGCACTTCCCTCAAGTGGTGCCTGCAGTGGCTCCTCAGCCTCCTCGAAGTCACCAAGCTGCCTTAGCAACTCCGCAGCCAGTAACCTCTCCTGCACAGAATTCATATCCAGTATCATCAGCAGATCTTTCATATTACTTCTCTCTCGAGCGCTCCACTCGACCGGAATTGTCTTTTCACGGCGATACTTATGGTTTGCCAACTGCCACAAGTTCAGCCGAATATACAACTGA
This window harbors:
- a CDS encoding helix-turn-helix transcriptional regulator, coding for MTQVPLSAALSSFLQQGCKDLQVDEICYCYDIQTPSDWGRKMGSHKHLIRNFTKRRKLFASSLKGLSLWRQKVLFLKNMEEVVGQLYSHSVCVWSNRTLPRGMKRYLDSQQIEGIVTVSVSCPVSPQLTGRFNLILHKSEQVSDLLGRIDEVEVYLSRLQTKIALHHGIEINPLVDYNIISPISAYILTHLANGADREEISSLLNLTLRGVDYHLSVLKQTLNARNTAQLVHEAGKLSLL
- the pgsA gene encoding CDP-diacylglycerol--glycerol-3-phosphate 3-phosphatidyltransferase, whose translation is MPFNIPIALTLFRLFLLPVFVVIFYLPYSWAPFVAAFVFWLAAVTDALDGYAARKLKQSTRFGAFLDPVADKIMVTTALVLLVAEYNSVWLTLPALFMIGREIVISALREWMAEIGKRGAVAVSWIGKYKTAAQMIAIIGLIWKPNDFLTYAAYGLFYVATVLTFWSMMSYILAAWGDLTAESDN
- the uvrC gene encoding excinuclease ABC subunit UvrC gives rise to the protein MPSTFDSKLFLKTVSSSPGVYRMYDEEGTVIYVGKAKDLKKRLSSYFRVNLPNVKTQALVSHIANIDVTVTHSETDALILENDYIKQYMPRYNVLLRDDKSYPYILLSDHKHPRLAYHRGPKRDKGSYFGPYPNGGAVRESLHLLQKIFPIRQCDDLYYKSRSRPCLQYQIGRCSAPCVNKVSDEEYAVQVKLASLFLKGKDLQVMTELVSKMEASALALEYEQAASYRDQIAALRRVAEQQEVSNTSGDMDVIGAYYASGVACFHLLFIREGKIFGSRSYYPSVPAETELDEVLSAFMIQFYLNSDSQRTVPKEILLSHGFDDLPELERAIQTALEKKVEIKTNVRSERANFLRLAVTNATNAVNTRLSHKNTVEQRFLLLEEALEVSTLIQRMECFDISHTMGESTVASCVVFDREGPNKADYRRYNINGITPGDDYAAMKQAITRRFDKIDKNGKIPDLLFIDGGTGQLRIAQKIVDEKFVDIDKTPMLIGVAKGEGRKPGLETLIYGENEQSFTIPADSGALHLIQHIRDESHRFAITGHRNKRQKTRNTSTLESIAGVGPKRRKALLQYLGGIQEVKGASVAELAKVPGISLEMAQTIHDSLRG
- a CDS encoding type II secretion system protein, producing the protein MKYTISKGFTLIELVVVIIILGILSVVALPKFMSLGQDAHDSAAKGAFGAFRSGVSLYHSCWAASGASNRVEDLACYGDGTLDSSKTGYPLSTKNGGDGTVLTGDNCRQIWTGLMEGDEYVLRNLGAADDFGPETDIVYWYAGGQLYKGDGTPNESTYCFYDYISDNRSKVEHWQLRYVPSTGKTLITRATQSSKAP
- the uvrY gene encoding UvrY/SirA/GacA family response regulator transcription factor — translated: MISVYLVDDHELVRTGIRRILEDERGIKVTGEAGDGETAVHWSRSNEADVILMDMNMPGIGGLEATRKILRYQPHAKIIVLTIHTEDPFPTKVMQAGASGYLTKGATPPEVLQAIRQVAHGQRYLSPEIAQQMALSQFNQTEENPFKTLSERELQIMMMITSGEKVNDISEQLNLSPKTVNSYRYRLFAKLGISGDVELTRLAIRYKMLDTGQF
- a CDS encoding GFA family protein, with amino-acid sequence MSAKPSFQGSCFCGAVQFTVKGTPNGMGYCHCESCRKWSAGPVNAFTLWEPEAISITAGADKISSFNKTPGSTRKWCSECGGHIMTEHPTMNLIDVFAASIPSLKFEPGIHVHYQESVLPIKDGLPKMKDMPSEAGGSGETMPE